The following are encoded together in the Bactrocera neohumeralis isolate Rockhampton chromosome 6, APGP_CSIRO_Bneo_wtdbg2-racon-allhic-juicebox.fasta_v2, whole genome shotgun sequence genome:
- the LOC126761463 gene encoding succinate-semialdehyde dehydrogenase [NADP(+)] GabD yields MLFCNNLRQKLVLRGARTFSSLVQSKAFINGNWINASSNKTFDVTNPANGSVVGSVPNMDVNDAALAVQAAKNAFEQSEWSKFTAKERSSLLKKWFSLIDKNVNEISSIMSAESGKPINEARGEVAYGNAFIEWFAEEARRIYGDIIPSPAKDREIIVMKQPLGVAALITPWNFPLAMITRKAGAALAAGCTIVIKPAEDTPLTALALVKLAEEAGFPDGVINIVTTNNAAPIGELFCKSPDVKGISFTGSTEVGKWLFRNSSDGIKRISLELGGNAPFIVFNTANLEKAVDAAIASKFRNCGQTCVSANRFFLQHEIHDKFIDLLKQRVESLKVGDGSKPDVQIGPLINNMQFNKVSGYVEDARSKGAEILFGGNQLEKLGKLFYSPTIISNVPSNAKLYTEEVFGPVVSIVKFKTEEEVILAANNSRRGLAGYFFSENIQQVFRVARLLEVGMVGVNEGLISAAEAPFGGVKESGIGREGSHHGIDEYVEIKYICMGNLKY; encoded by the exons ATGttgttttgtaataatttgCGACAGAAACTTGTTTTACGGGGTGCCAGGACATTTTCATCTTTGGTGCAGTCAAAAGCTTTTATAAATGGGAATTGGATTAATGCAAGCAGTAATAAAACCTTTGATGTCACCAATCCTGCTAATGGAAGTGTGGTCGGATCAGTACCTAATATGGATGTTAATGATGCTGCTCTCGCAGTACAAGCGGCTAAGAATGCTTTTGAACAATCTGAGTGGTCTAAATTTACAGCCAAAGAACGTTCGAGTTTGTTAAAG AAATGGTTTTCTTTGAttgataaaaatgtaaatgaaatatcttctattatgagTGCGGAATCTGGAAAACCAATTAATGAAGCTCGTGGAGAAGTTGCCTATGGCAATGCATTTATCGAATGGTTTGCAGAAGAAGCGCGCCGAATATATGGGGACATAATACCAAGTCCGGCTAAGGATCGTGAAATAATTGTAATGAAACAGCCTTTGGGAGTCGCAGCTCTTATTACTCCCTGGAATTTTCCTTTGGCTATGATAACTCGAAAAGCTGGTGCGGCATTAGCAGCAG gcTGTACTATTGTGATCAAACCGGCTGAGGACACGCCACTTACAGCTCTAGCCCTTGTTAAACTGGCGGAGGAGGCTGGTTTTCCTGATGGAGTGATTAACATTGTAACGACGAATAATGCTGCGCCCATTGGTGAATTGTTTTGTAAGAGTCCCGACGTTAAGGGTATATCTTTCACTGGATCTACAGAAGTTGGGAAATGGTTATTCCGAAACTCCTCAGATGGAATTAAACGTATATCATTGGAATTAGGTGGAAATGCTCCATTTATTGTGTTCAACACTGCCAACTTAGAAAAGGCTGTGGATGCTGCCATTGcttcgaaatttcgaaactgTGGACAAACTTGCGTATCAGCTAATCGCTTCTTTTTGCAACATGAAATACACgacaaatttattgatttactAAAACAACGGGTTGAATCACTAAAAGTTGGCGATGGCTCAAAGCCAGATGTTCAAATCGGACCGCTTATAAATAACATGCAATTTAATAAG GTTAGCGGTTACGTTGAAGACGCACGTTCAAAAGGTGCTGAAATATTATTTGGTGGTAATCAATTAGAAAAGTTGGGAAAGCTTTTTTACTCGCCGACAATAATATCAAATGTACCATCTAATGCTAAATTGTATACGGAGGAAGTTTTTGGTCCCGTTGTCTCAATAGTCAAATTTAAAACCGAAGAAGAGGTTATACTTGCGGCAAACAATTCCAGGCGGGGTCTTGCTGGATACTTTTTCAGTGAAAATATTCAGCAAGTATTTCGAGTTGCTAGACTTTTGGAAGTTGGTATGGTTGGCGTTAATGAGGGATTAATTTCTGCCGCTGAAGCACCGTTTGGTGGAGTTAAAGAATCGGGTATTGGCCGCGAAGGTAGTCATCATGGTATTGACGAATACGtcgaaattaaatatatttgtatgggaaacttgAAGTATTAA